Proteins encoded within one genomic window of Flavobacterium gilvum:
- a CDS encoding beta-1,6-N-acetylglucosaminyltransferase, whose product MILKKQNKINLAYLITAYHDYDHLKRLISALQDENVFFYIHIDKNALMPVNLNEFKNIRFIKRHKVWWGGWSHQKAILNLMLEAVKEKYDYYALLSGSDYPIKNNEYLYKILIEGGEFISIKEGFPSEMKRGWVTNFYFDLFYRRKPNKPIWIKILLRIEKKISLYFPKKKFPFTKVFFGPTWWVLSHSTIEYILDFLNSNPQYERFFKNSFCCEEILIPTIIGNSDINNLKGNLTYVDWSVHPGPAFISKKHVEMFKNDDIKNESGDNVAFFARKFKNDDIELLQFIDNELRA is encoded by the coding sequence TTGATTTTAAAAAAACAAAATAAAATAAATCTTGCCTATTTAATAACGGCTTATCATGACTATGACCATCTTAAAAGGTTAATTTCTGCCCTTCAGGATGAAAATGTTTTTTTTTATATTCATATTGATAAAAATGCTTTAATGCCAGTTAATTTAAATGAATTTAAAAACATTCGGTTTATTAAAAGACATAAAGTATGGTGGGGCGGTTGGTCACATCAAAAGGCTATTCTTAATTTGATGTTGGAAGCAGTAAAAGAAAAATATGATTATTATGCCTTATTAAGCGGCAGCGATTATCCCATAAAAAACAATGAGTATTTATATAAAATATTAATTGAAGGCGGTGAATTTATAAGTATAAAAGAAGGTTTTCCTTCTGAAATGAAAAGAGGATGGGTGACAAATTTCTATTTTGATTTATTTTACAGAAGAAAGCCAAATAAACCAATTTGGATAAAAATATTACTCCGCATTGAAAAAAAAATTAGCTTATATTTTCCAAAGAAAAAATTTCCTTTTACAAAAGTATTTTTCGGACCGACTTGGTGGGTTCTAAGCCATTCAACAATTGAATATATTTTAGATTTTCTCAATTCAAATCCACAATATGAAAGATTTTTTAAAAATTCATTTTGCTGCGAAGAAATTTTAATTCCAACGATTATTGGAAACTCAGATATTAATAATTTAAAAGGAAATCTCACTTATGTCGATTGGTCTGTTCATCCTGGCCCGGCATTTATTTCTAAAAAACATGTTGAAATGTTTAAAAACGATGATATTAAAAATGAAAGTGGAGATAATGTTGCTTTTTTTGCTAGAAAATTTAAAAATGACGATATAGAATTATTACAATTTATTGATAATGAATTAAGAGCGTAA
- a CDS encoding ABC transporter ATP-binding protein: MSKDIILKAENISKQYRLGQVGTGTLKHDLNRWWHQILGKEDPYLKIGDTNDRSTKGTSDYVWALQDINFEVESGEVLGIIGKNGAGKSTLLKILSKVTAPTTGNIKSRGRIASLLEVGTGFNGEMTGRENIFLNGAILGMTKKEIASKLDEIIDFSGCERYIDTPVKRYSSGMTVRLAFAVAAFLEPEILVVDEVLAVGDAEFQKKAIGKMQDISKGEGRTVLFVSHNMAAVKSLCTRGVLLEKGEVKFEGGIDEVVDLYLNANQGLDESQLFNSSFFDFTVNTNKKNKEEGILNVEIFCDGKKTNSLLTGKKVEFHFSYFNKIKYQEPVLGIVIKDDEDLPVLGINNRNTGDSLKEKGKEGLIILTFPVFRLIKSKSYKVDIYFGDQENNVDTILDAFYFNVLPSLDARKPIQEKLNYFYDSEIKFN, from the coding sequence ATGAGTAAAGATATAATATTAAAGGCCGAAAATATCTCTAAACAATATCGCTTGGGGCAAGTGGGTACGGGTACATTGAAGCATGATTTAAACCGTTGGTGGCATCAGATTCTTGGAAAGGAAGATCCATATCTAAAAATTGGGGATACTAATGACCGTTCTACAAAGGGAACATCTGATTATGTCTGGGCGTTGCAGGATATTAATTTTGAGGTAGAAAGTGGTGAAGTTTTGGGTATTATAGGAAAAAATGGAGCTGGAAAATCGACACTTTTAAAAATTTTATCTAAAGTTACGGCTCCGACAACAGGAAATATCAAATCTAGAGGACGTATCGCTTCTTTACTAGAAGTGGGTACGGGATTCAATGGTGAAATGACAGGTCGTGAAAACATCTTTTTGAATGGCGCTATTCTTGGAATGACCAAGAAAGAAATTGCTTCTAAACTTGACGAAATTATCGATTTTTCAGGTTGTGAACGTTACATTGACACGCCTGTTAAGCGTTACAGCAGCGGTATGACTGTGCGACTGGCCTTTGCTGTTGCTGCTTTTCTGGAACCAGAAATTTTGGTAGTCGATGAGGTTTTGGCTGTGGGAGATGCTGAGTTTCAGAAAAAAGCCATTGGTAAAATGCAGGACATTTCAAAAGGGGAAGGAAGAACCGTTTTGTTTGTGAGTCATAATATGGCGGCGGTGAAAAGTTTATGTACGAGGGGCGTGTTGTTGGAGAAAGGGGAGGTCAAATTTGAAGGAGGTATTGATGAAGTTGTTGATTTATATTTAAATGCTAATCAAGGGTTAGATGAATCACAATTGTTTAATTCAAGTTTTTTTGATTTTACTGTTAATACCAATAAAAAGAATAAAGAAGAAGGTATTTTAAATGTTGAAATTTTTTGCGATGGAAAGAAAACAAATTCTTTATTAACTGGGAAAAAGGTCGAATTTCATTTTAGTTATTTTAATAAAATAAAGTATCAGGAACCTGTATTAGGTATTGTTATAAAAGATGATGAGGATTTACCTGTTTTAGGTATAAATAATAGAAATACAGGAGATAGTTTAAAAGAGAAGGGGAAAGAAGGCTTAATTATATTAACTTTTCCCGTCTTTAGATTGATTAAATCTAAAAGTTATAAAGTAGATATTTATTTTGGAGATCAGGAGAATAATGTAGATACTATATTAGATGCATTTTATTTTAATGTATTGCCAAGCTTAGATGCACGAAAACCAATTCAAGAAAAGTTGAATTATTTTTATGATTCAGAAATTAAATTTAATTAA
- a CDS encoding glycosyltransferase family 2 protein, translating to MNNLVSIIIPTYNRAYLIGETLESIIVQSHENWECIIVDDGSTDNTASLISNYIKKDNRFQYHQRPLDRKKGANACRNYGFELSKGEYLKWFDSDDIMHPNFLEKQVQVLEQKQEFDFCNSLSKKFTKSVFDANENFNPEIIFDENSICNFIIGKLFFLTPSSLWRRKFLQDKLLFDETLYNAHETDFNFRRLIEGAKFCYLEDVLFYVRRGHSSIDSESINNPFSLQSQFDYFQKIFDYLNSENNFLDDVKTLQLKKYVMYRLIHFFYQLRLILGYKECINNFKIILKNLLSLKTSIFSLVRILMGIIIILFFKKGYNLIRIKKFDIRDSL from the coding sequence TTGAATAATTTAGTTTCTATAATAATACCAACCTACAATCGTGCTTACTTAATTGGCGAGACTTTAGAAAGCATAATTGTGCAGAGTCATGAAAATTGGGAATGCATTATTGTAGATGATGGAAGTACTGATAATACAGCTTCTCTTATTAGTAATTATATCAAAAAAGATAATAGATTTCAATACCATCAGAGACCGTTAGATAGAAAAAAAGGAGCCAATGCCTGTAGAAATTACGGTTTTGAATTGAGTAAAGGCGAATATCTTAAATGGTTTGACAGTGATGATATTATGCATCCTAATTTTTTGGAGAAACAAGTTCAAGTTTTAGAGCAAAAACAAGAGTTCGATTTTTGTAATAGTCTTTCAAAGAAATTCACAAAATCAGTTTTTGATGCGAACGAAAATTTTAACCCAGAAATAATTTTTGATGAGAATTCTATTTGCAATTTTATTATAGGTAAACTTTTTTTTCTAACGCCATCCTCTTTGTGGAGGAGGAAATTTTTACAAGATAAATTGTTGTTTGATGAGACTTTGTATAATGCTCATGAGACTGATTTTAATTTCAGAAGATTAATTGAAGGAGCTAAATTTTGTTACCTTGAAGATGTTTTGTTTTATGTCCGCAGAGGACACAGTAGCATAGATAGTGAATCGATTAACAACCCTTTTAGTCTGCAGTCACAATTTGATTATTTTCAAAAAATATTTGATTACTTAAATTCTGAAAACAATTTCTTAGACGATGTGAAAACTTTACAGTTAAAAAAATATGTGATGTACAGACTGATTCATTTTTTTTATCAACTTCGATTAATATTAGGTTATAAGGAATGTATAAATAATTTTAAAATAATTTTAAAGAACTTGCTAAGTTTAAAGACTAGCATTTTTTCTCTTGTAAGGATTTTAATGGGAATTATAATTATTCTTTTTTTTAAAAAAGGTTATAATCTTATCCGTATAAAAAAATTTGATATTAGAGATAGTTTATAA
- a CDS encoding methyltransferase domain-containing protein, which yields MTDNIRYVHEETIHNFKAANEVVPYIIQLLEPKSVVDVGCGIGTWLKIFEDNGIVNILGIDGDYVDKSLLKIDKNKFVDFDLEKIYKSEIKFDLAISLEVAEHLGIESANIFIKTLTDLSDTIIFSAAIPKQGGQNHINEQEPKYWIEKFENEGFELFDVLRPVFWDNQKVDSWYRQNMLLFTKRKDLKVKLGSLESFLGKHLVHPNLSMGKDNSINNCKKQLETIYAGKKGVRFYLNLLIKALKIKFR from the coding sequence ATGACAGATAATATTCGATATGTTCATGAAGAGACTATACATAATTTTAAAGCGGCTAATGAAGTAGTACCATATATTATACAATTGTTAGAACCAAAATCAGTTGTGGATGTTGGTTGCGGTATTGGTACTTGGTTGAAAATTTTTGAAGATAATGGCATAGTTAATATTTTAGGAATTGATGGAGATTATGTAGATAAAAGTTTACTCAAAATTGATAAAAATAAATTTGTTGATTTTGATTTAGAGAAGATTTATAAATCCGAAATTAAATTTGATCTGGCAATCTCATTAGAAGTTGCTGAACATTTAGGTATTGAAAGTGCTAATATTTTTATTAAGACTTTAACTGATTTAAGTGATACAATAATTTTTTCCGCGGCAATACCAAAGCAGGGAGGACAAAATCATATTAATGAACAAGAGCCTAAATATTGGATTGAAAAATTTGAAAATGAAGGATTTGAACTCTTTGATGTTTTGAGGCCTGTTTTTTGGGATAACCAAAAAGTTGATTCATGGTATAGACAAAACATGCTTTTATTCACAAAAAGGAAAGATTTAAAGGTGAAATTAGGATCATTGGAAAGTTTTTTAGGAAAACATCTGGTTCATCCAAATTTGTCAATGGGTAAGGATAATAGTATAAATAATTGTAAAAAGCAATTGGAAACAATTTATGCAGGGAAGAAGGGAGTTAGGTTTTATCTTAATTTATTAATAAAAGCATTAAAAATAAAGTTTAGATAA
- a CDS encoding glycosyltransferase family 2 protein: protein MLTVLYIYRNRELERVKRSLDSLAAQNNQGFKVIFIDYGSSEKSASEIANLISQYPFVTYHYNYCSLQLWSRAKAINIGLHFVKTDFVFIADIDMIFSSDFVHVLENIKNPKQSVFFKVGFLNEKETQSNKKFEDYKVAYESSPGAQGLSLFPTEALLSIRGFDEFFHLWGGEDEDVHSRLKMSGLEVNFFDEKILMLHQWHPTYRNSLNKKLTTDLQHNTITKINQEHLRMNSILKNSIVNKESWGNMINKYQFEKLTKPDVFLKLQNKKEIIDNFLLSVLPKLNNQILEVLIYEDPYPKTLKYCAKRLLKKSVPEYYSLKEINDVLLLHLIAFYSDAVYKYVVEENLKNIKLTIQL from the coding sequence ATGTTAACTGTCTTATATATTTATCGTAACCGTGAATTAGAAAGAGTTAAACGTTCTTTAGATTCGTTGGCTGCTCAAAACAATCAAGGCTTTAAGGTGATTTTTATTGATTATGGATCTTCAGAAAAAAGCGCTTCTGAAATCGCTAATCTGATTTCTCAATACCCTTTCGTAACTTATCATTACAATTATTGTAGTTTACAGCTTTGGTCCCGTGCAAAAGCAATCAATATCGGATTACATTTTGTAAAAACCGATTTTGTATTTATTGCAGATATAGACATGATTTTTTCTTCTGACTTTGTTCATGTTTTGGAAAATATTAAAAATCCTAAACAATCTGTTTTTTTTAAAGTTGGATTTTTAAATGAAAAAGAAACTCAAAGTAATAAAAAATTTGAAGATTATAAAGTCGCATATGAGAGTTCACCAGGAGCACAAGGATTATCTTTGTTTCCAACAGAAGCTTTACTTTCAATTAGAGGCTTTGATGAGTTCTTTCATTTGTGGGGAGGTGAAGATGAAGATGTTCATTCCCGTTTGAAAATGAGTGGATTGGAAGTTAATTTTTTTGATGAAAAGATTTTAATGCTCCATCAATGGCATCCTACTTATAGAAATTCCTTAAACAAAAAATTGACAACTGATTTACAACACAATACGATTACAAAAATAAACCAAGAGCATTTACGAATGAATTCAATACTTAAGAATAGTATTGTAAATAAGGAAAGCTGGGGTAATATGATTAACAAATATCAGTTTGAAAAATTAACTAAGCCTGATGTTTTCCTGAAGTTGCAGAATAAGAAAGAAATAATAGATAATTTTTTGCTTTCTGTTTTACCAAAATTGAATAATCAAATTTTAGAAGTTCTGATATACGAAGATCCTTATCCTAAAACTTTAAAATATTGCGCCAAGAGACTTTTGAAAAAAAGCGTGCCGGAATATTATAGCCTCAAAGAAATAAATGATGTTCTTTTGTTACATTTGATTGCTTTTTATTCAGATGCAGTTTATAAATATGTCGTTGAAGAGAATTTAAAAAATATTAAGCTAACTATACAATTATAA
- a CDS encoding glycosyltransferase family 4 protein, which yields MSKVILISQMALPFSSIGSWPTLYKNYLQGHHLIDFIVCSEPEEKWDSVKYSFVKNDFKTRLQKKWKKNPYLSYFNALEKLLKTDEKYIIQIVDNYGVVKPLFKFLDKKGLRQNCYLQFFYHGFPPHFENFQGRWFFEAIDEMVLLTYDSYLAHKNYYTILPTRFTVLHNGIDTAKFFPLSQKNKQVLKLNKGVADKKVFVWCSQDRPKKGLHILLDAWERVYSTRQDIVLWVIGCEPKKPQDGVDYLGRIPNEQLATYLQTADCYLFPTLCHEGFGLSLLEALHCGNYCIASAIGGVPELLQYGKLGKLIENFHFISEWEQAIIEFMVMPNEFETIPQDLYTANSWNLGMNEIIKNAKNILK from the coding sequence ATGTCTAAGGTAATCCTCATTTCACAAATGGCTCTCCCTTTTTCTAGTATAGGAAGTTGGCCAACTTTGTATAAAAATTACCTGCAAGGCCATCATTTAATAGATTTTATAGTTTGTTCTGAGCCAGAAGAAAAATGGGATTCAGTAAAATATAGTTTTGTTAAAAATGATTTTAAAACAAGGTTACAAAAAAAATGGAAAAAAAATCCATATTTGAGTTATTTTAATGCACTGGAAAAACTTCTTAAAACTGACGAAAAATATATTATTCAAATCGTGGATAATTATGGAGTTGTAAAACCATTGTTTAAATTTCTAGATAAAAAAGGATTGCGTCAGAATTGTTATCTTCAATTCTTTTATCACGGATTTCCTCCACATTTTGAAAATTTTCAAGGAAGATGGTTTTTTGAAGCCATAGATGAAATGGTATTATTAACATACGATTCTTATTTAGCGCACAAAAATTATTATACTATTTTACCAACACGCTTTACGGTTCTGCATAATGGAATTGATACTGCTAAGTTTTTTCCACTTTCACAAAAAAACAAACAAGTTTTAAAACTAAATAAAGGAGTTGCAGATAAAAAAGTATTTGTTTGGTGTTCACAGGATCGACCAAAAAAAGGGTTACATATTTTACTCGATGCCTGGGAGCGAGTTTATTCTACTCGACAGGATATAGTTTTGTGGGTAATTGGATGTGAACCTAAAAAACCTCAGGATGGGGTTGATTATTTGGGCAGAATTCCAAATGAACAACTAGCGACTTACTTACAAACGGCAGATTGTTACTTGTTTCCTACTCTTTGTCACGAAGGATTTGGCCTAAGTTTGTTAGAAGCCTTGCATTGTGGAAATTATTGCATTGCCTCAGCTATAGGAGGAGTTCCTGAATTATTGCAATATGGAAAATTAGGAAAGCTTATAGAAAATTTTCATTTTATTTCAGAATGGGAGCAAGCCATAATTGAATTTATGGTAATGCCAAATGAATTCGAAACAATACCTCAGGATTTATATACTGCCAATTCATGGAATTTAGGCATGAACGAAATAATTAAAAATGCAAAAAACATTCTGAAATGA
- a CDS encoding glycosyltransferase family 2 protein, protein MVNFKYPKVTVLMPVYNCELYIKEAVESVLNQTFKDFEFLIIDDASTDKTVHIIKSYNDARIQLIKKPVNTGYTNSLNYGLKIAKGEYIARMDGDDISLPERFEKQVAFLDAHPNVILCGTLYQIIGTNKVCDHPLSHNAIKVKLISACYIAHPTVMFQKRILETNRLQYDSVMEPAEDYDLWSRLVFLGELANIGEVLLYYRTHPQQTSIIRSTKQNKVSREVRIRMLTMIDPLFDAEVYSFDLSAQNLNNQFVIKKIKSKIDLFDSLVILNNQREIYDEKLFLNYINQEKKYLYNLYKKKSVTYSLGNIFLGLIKYPDFFKKIGIKETGEIIVKSVFYRMKAGF, encoded by the coding sequence ATGGTTAATTTTAAATATCCAAAAGTAACAGTTTTAATGCCAGTGTACAATTGTGAATTGTATATCAAGGAAGCTGTCGAAAGTGTTTTAAATCAGACTTTTAAAGATTTTGAGTTTTTGATTATTGATGATGCATCTACTGATAAAACAGTTCATATTATTAAATCATATAATGACGCCAGAATTCAACTAATTAAAAAGCCAGTAAATACAGGATATACAAATAGTTTAAATTATGGTTTAAAAATTGCGAAAGGTGAATATATAGCAAGGATGGACGGTGATGATATTAGTTTGCCAGAACGATTTGAAAAACAGGTAGCCTTTTTAGATGCTCATCCAAATGTAATTTTATGTGGAACATTGTATCAGATAATAGGTACAAATAAAGTTTGTGATCATCCATTATCTCATAATGCAATAAAAGTAAAATTGATTTCAGCATGCTATATAGCTCATCCCACAGTAATGTTTCAAAAAAGAATATTAGAAACAAATAGACTTCAATATGATTCAGTAATGGAACCAGCGGAAGATTATGATTTATGGTCACGTTTAGTCTTCTTAGGAGAACTAGCTAATATTGGAGAAGTCTTATTATATTATAGAACACATCCTCAACAAACTTCAATAATCAGAAGTACAAAACAGAACAAGGTTTCGAGAGAAGTAAGAATTAGAATGCTGACAATGATAGATCCTTTATTCGATGCAGAAGTTTACTCATTTGATTTATCAGCACAGAATTTAAATAACCAATTTGTTATAAAAAAAATAAAAAGTAAAATAGATTTATTTGATTCTCTAGTAATTTTAAACAATCAAAGAGAAATTTATGATGAAAAATTGTTTTTAAACTATATAAATCAGGAAAAGAAATATCTATACAATTTATATAAGAAAAAATCTGTGACATATTCTTTAGGGAATATTTTTTTAGGTTTAATTAAATATCCAGATTTTTTTAAGAAAATTGGCATTAAGGAAACAGGTGAGATTATTGTTAAATCTGTGTTTTACAGAATGAAAGCTGGTTTTTAG
- a CDS encoding glycosyltransferase family 2 protein, whose translation MSKVYVVIVTYNGMNWIKECLNSVLNSSIPVEIIVVDNNSTDGTKDFITRNFSEIIFFSQNENLGFGKANNIGMSYAFKQNADFVFLLNQDAFVNENTIENLVRTAQKNPEYGILSPIQLDYSGKLLETYFFRFMGEDDSRSFYSDFVLGNQLKEIYDINFVQAAAWLLPITVLKKNGGFDPLFYHYGEDNNYCQRLLYHNMKIGIVPDTFVRHDSHKPKSEQVKLFSEKFFNIYKKEIAVKYANINIVFETKTIISEREKIYKKILYNFFKLDLKKALGFFKQLRKLNEMRELIVISRNKNVQINPNYLDLE comes from the coding sequence ATGAGTAAAGTTTATGTTGTAATTGTTACTTATAATGGGATGAATTGGATTAAAGAATGTTTAAATAGTGTTTTAAATAGTTCAATTCCGGTTGAGATAATAGTTGTAGATAACAATAGTACTGATGGAACGAAAGATTTTATAACAAGAAATTTTTCCGAAATAATTTTCTTTTCACAAAATGAAAATCTAGGGTTTGGAAAAGCAAACAACATTGGAATGTCATATGCTTTTAAACAAAATGCTGATTTTGTTTTTTTGTTAAATCAAGATGCTTTTGTAAACGAAAACACGATAGAAAATTTAGTGAGAACAGCACAGAAAAATCCAGAATATGGTATTCTAAGTCCTATTCAATTAGATTATTCAGGAAAACTTCTAGAGACTTATTTTTTTAGATTTATGGGAGAGGATGATTCAAGATCTTTTTATTCTGATTTTGTTTTAGGAAACCAATTAAAAGAAATTTATGATATTAATTTTGTCCAGGCCGCAGCATGGTTGCTGCCTATTACTGTACTAAAAAAAAATGGAGGATTTGATCCTCTTTTTTATCATTACGGTGAAGATAATAATTACTGTCAGAGATTATTATATCATAACATGAAGATAGGTATTGTTCCTGATACTTTTGTAAGGCACGATAGTCATAAACCAAAATCGGAGCAGGTTAAGTTGTTTTCAGAAAAATTTTTTAATATATACAAAAAAGAAATAGCAGTTAAATATGCTAATATAAACATAGTATTTGAAACTAAAACTATTATTTCCGAAAGGGAAAAAATATATAAAAAGATATTATATAATTTTTTCAAATTAGATTTAAAAAAGGCTTTAGGTTTTTTTAAACAATTACGTAAATTGAATGAAATGCGAGAGTTAATTGTCATTAGCAGAAATAAAAATGTTCAAATTAATCCAAACTATTTAGATCTTGAATAA
- a CDS encoding ABC transporter permease, with protein sequence MNTKNTTDNDWLFEITPKNNFFSLNFKEIWHYRDLLFLFVKRDIVTVYKQTVLGPLWYLIQPLFTSITFTIIFNSVAGIETGTVPPFLFNLAGITVWNYFTACLNGTSDTFKANASIFGKVYFPRIITPLSVVISNLVKFGIQFIIFILFYLFYFFRGASLVLNPLVLFFPILIIVMGILGLGLGMLISSMVTKYRDFSYLVSFGIQLLMYLSAVMYPMELIKQRLPEYGWLVQYNPLAYIIETSRYMLLNVGRISVLGLCYTFAVTLLVFFIGLLVFNKTEKSFIDTV encoded by the coding sequence ATGAATACTAAAAATACCACAGATAATGATTGGCTGTTTGAGATAACGCCAAAGAATAATTTTTTTTCTTTAAATTTTAAAGAAATTTGGCACTATCGCGATTTACTTTTTCTATTTGTCAAAAGAGATATTGTCACTGTCTACAAACAAACTGTATTAGGACCACTTTGGTACTTGATTCAGCCTTTGTTTACTTCTATTACATTTACTATTATTTTTAATTCTGTTGCTGGGATTGAAACAGGAACTGTACCGCCATTTTTATTTAATTTGGCCGGAATCACAGTTTGGAATTATTTTACGGCTTGTCTTAACGGAACTTCAGATACCTTTAAAGCCAATGCAAGTATTTTTGGCAAAGTGTATTTCCCCAGAATCATAACACCACTTTCAGTTGTTATTTCCAATTTGGTGAAATTTGGAATCCAATTTATCATTTTTATTCTTTTCTATCTTTTTTATTTTTTCAGAGGAGCCAGTTTGGTATTGAATCCGTTGGTATTGTTTTTTCCGATATTAATTATTGTTATGGGTATTTTGGGATTGGGACTCGGAATGTTAATTTCGTCTATGGTTACCAAATACAGAGATTTCAGCTATTTGGTTTCTTTTGGAATCCAATTATTGATGTATCTGTCGGCGGTGATGTATCCAATGGAATTAATTAAGCAAAGGCTTCCGGAATATGGATGGTTAGTGCAATACAATCCTCTTGCTTATATAATAGAGACTTCCCGTTATATGCTTTTAAATGTTGGACGCATTTCAGTTTTAGGACTTTGTTATACTTTTGCTGTTACACTACTAGTGTTTTTTATTGGACTATTGGTTTTTAATAAGACCGAAAAGAGTTTTATTGATACGGTTTAA
- a CDS encoding glycosyltransferase family protein, protein MRRFLINIIDFIGIKLVLKKKIISANAAYVKLKNDFFNKTVINQNKDHKLIPIIIISFNQLFYLKQLIDFLKKNNFKNIVIIDNNSTYKPLLEYFDKIESDVTIHRLKENYGHLVFWKVKELYKKYSKGYYVVTDADINPISECPEDFLLYFKKILDKDLKITKVGFSLKIDDIPITNVNREKILKWESRFWQHCTNDGNFMAAIDTTFALYRPRYDHNQNSFLRGRRTKYPYAAKHGGWYIDSNRLTDEQKFYLENCNESSSWRVDKNGKLIKIEYNI, encoded by the coding sequence ATGAGAAGATTTTTGATAAACATTATTGATTTTATAGGGATAAAGCTGGTTTTAAAAAAGAAAATTATTTCAGCCAATGCAGCATATGTTAAATTGAAGAATGATTTTTTTAATAAAACTGTAATTAATCAAAATAAAGATCACAAATTAATTCCAATAATAATTATCAGTTTCAATCAGCTTTTTTATTTAAAACAATTAATCGATTTTTTAAAGAAAAATAATTTTAAGAATATAGTAATAATTGATAATAATTCGACTTATAAACCTTTACTGGAATATTTTGATAAAATTGAATCTGATGTAACTATTCATCGTTTAAAGGAAAATTATGGACATTTAGTTTTTTGGAAAGTTAAGGAATTATATAAAAAATATTCGAAAGGTTACTATGTTGTAACAGATGCAGATATTAATCCAATCTCAGAATGTCCGGAAGATTTTTTATTGTATTTTAAAAAAATACTTGATAAAGATTTAAAAATTACAAAAGTTGGATTCAGTTTAAAAATTGATGATATTCCTATTACTAATGTAAATAGAGAAAAAATACTAAAATGGGAATCCAGATTTTGGCAACATTGTACAAATGATGGGAATTTTATGGCAGCTATTGATACAACATTTGCATTATACAGACCTCGATATGATCATAATCAGAATTCATTTTTAAGAGGGCGTAGAACGAAATACCCTTATGCGGCAAAGCACGGAGGATGGTATATCGATAGTAACAGGTTAACGGATGAACAGAAATTTTACTTGGAAAATTGTAATGAATCAAGTTCTTGGAGAGTTGATAAAAATGGGAAATTAATTAAAATCGAGTATAATATTTAA